Proteins co-encoded in one Desulfitobacterium hafniense DCB-2 genomic window:
- the srrA gene encoding respiratory selenite reductase catalytic subunit SrrA — MQPISRRSFLKLAAATTTAVALPQALKMDFQAFAEEAKHAEVTRVPSLCNGCSSYCGVWAYVKNGRLWKIEGNDIHMKSRGHICARGHGIAQNVYNPGRVTQPMKRVDNKNNFQPITWEEAFQEVGAKMKAIVEEHGGDKMVWACHGGKESYAQQFMDIIGSSTYITHYATCFSAKTNIWQNMVGGMFNPDFDQAKTMLFVGRNYAGGIIPAAMKRITEAKAKGGKIIVVDPRFCELATIADEWIPIRPGTDLAFFLGIAHTLITENLYNQSFVEQYVYGFDEFWMHNKDFSADQAATICGIAADKIREVARELAGSAPHAFLDPGYHGLAAHYQNSNETMMLNIIINALLGNFWKAGGLFPAASTTFGHPEATYYGPVAAKGIRADGAGEVGEYPLVEPSRGIPQRIPDMIEKGRARMVFFYSYNPLRSAPEPEYQKKIKNADLVVSIPYDWNETSLYTAHYILPENHYLERTEHPKVINGNIYWPATQVATRFKALESTTSSLDLLDIMKGLTKAYGIENLYGYTVEEELEVALGPIGVSVDELREKGCIELMPSVLPKEEGLTFGTFTGKIEFSIGAWRKEGYLGVPTWVPPLVEPAEVNQFRLIHGKQPWHSHIMTTNNPYLMAITEEKKGTYMWMNSSRAGELGIQEGDWVTVSSDITSKQVQVHITEGLHPECVWLPSTYGTFSEKLELGYGQGVNYNDFIPARIDKKTGHVMGQECIVTITKGGK; from the coding sequence ATGCAGCCAATATCACGTCGGTCGTTTCTAAAACTTGCTGCTGCGACCACGACAGCCGTTGCTCTGCCCCAAGCATTGAAGATGGATTTCCAAGCTTTTGCCGAAGAGGCTAAGCATGCAGAGGTCACACGGGTTCCATCCCTTTGCAATGGCTGTTCCAGCTACTGTGGAGTGTGGGCCTATGTGAAAAACGGCAGATTGTGGAAAATTGAAGGCAACGACATTCATATGAAATCCAGAGGGCATATCTGTGCCCGGGGGCATGGAATTGCTCAGAATGTGTATAACCCTGGACGGGTAACTCAGCCTATGAAGCGTGTGGATAACAAAAACAATTTCCAACCCATCACCTGGGAGGAGGCCTTCCAGGAGGTGGGTGCGAAGATGAAAGCCATCGTTGAAGAACATGGCGGCGACAAGATGGTCTGGGCCTGCCATGGGGGCAAGGAAAGTTATGCCCAGCAATTCATGGATATCATCGGTTCTTCTACCTATATAACTCATTATGCGACCTGCTTTTCAGCAAAAACCAACATCTGGCAAAACATGGTGGGCGGTATGTTTAATCCGGACTTCGATCAGGCCAAAACCATGCTCTTTGTAGGCAGAAACTATGCCGGGGGAATTATTCCCGCTGCTATGAAACGGATCACGGAAGCCAAAGCCAAAGGGGGAAAAATCATCGTTGTCGATCCCCGCTTCTGTGAATTGGCGACCATCGCCGACGAATGGATTCCCATTCGGCCCGGCACAGACCTGGCTTTCTTTTTAGGAATCGCCCACACCTTGATTACGGAAAACCTTTATAATCAGAGTTTTGTGGAGCAATATGTTTATGGCTTTGACGAATTCTGGATGCATAATAAGGACTTCAGTGCCGATCAGGCAGCCACGATTTGCGGCATCGCCGCCGATAAGATTCGTGAAGTGGCCAGGGAATTGGCCGGAAGTGCTCCCCATGCTTTCCTGGATCCCGGCTATCACGGATTGGCCGCCCATTACCAAAACTCCAATGAGACCATGATGCTCAATATTATTATCAATGCTCTGCTGGGCAACTTCTGGAAAGCCGGCGGATTGTTCCCCGCCGCCAGTACCACCTTTGGTCATCCTGAGGCCACCTATTACGGACCTGTCGCCGCTAAAGGAATCCGAGCCGACGGAGCCGGTGAGGTAGGAGAATATCCCTTAGTGGAACCTTCCCGGGGTATTCCGCAAAGAATCCCCGACATGATCGAAAAAGGCAGAGCCAGAATGGTGTTCTTCTACTCCTACAACCCTTTGCGCTCAGCTCCTGAGCCGGAATACCAAAAGAAGATTAAGAATGCGGATTTAGTGGTAAGCATTCCCTATGACTGGAATGAGACCTCTCTCTACACCGCCCATTATATTTTGCCTGAGAACCACTATCTGGAGCGGACGGAACATCCCAAGGTCATCAATGGCAATATCTATTGGCCGGCTACTCAAGTGGCTACCCGCTTTAAAGCTCTGGAGAGCACCACTTCAAGCCTCGATCTGTTGGATATTATGAAAGGCTTGACCAAGGCTTATGGAATCGAAAACCTCTACGGCTATACCGTGGAGGAAGAATTGGAGGTGGCTCTGGGTCCCATTGGGGTCAGTGTGGATGAGCTGCGGGAAAAGGGCTGCATCGAGCTGATGCCCTCAGTGCTGCCTAAAGAGGAAGGCTTAACCTTCGGCACCTTTACCGGAAAAATAGAGTTCTCTATAGGAGCCTGGAGAAAAGAAGGATACCTGGGTGTACCCACTTGGGTGCCCCCTCTAGTGGAGCCGGCGGAAGTCAACCAATTTCGTCTGATTCATGGCAAGCAACCCTGGCATTCCCACATCATGACCACCAACAACCCCTATTTAATGGCCATTACCGAAGAGAAAAAGGGAACCTATATGTGGATGAACAGTTCCCGGGCCGGTGAGTTAGGTATCCAGGAGGGGGATTGGGTTACAGTGTCCAGTGATATAACCTCCAAACAGGTGCAGGTCCATATAACGGAAGGCCTTCACCCGGAATGTGTTTGGCTGCCCTCAACCTACGGGACCTTTTCTGAAAAACTGGAACTTGGCTATGGCCAGGGTGTGAATTACAACGATTTTATTCCTGCCCGTATCGATAAGAAGACCGGTCATGTGATGGGACAGGAATGCATCGTGACCATTACAAAGGGGGGGAAATGA
- a CDS encoding 4Fe-4S dicluster domain-containing protein, with the protein MADYVMFIDPNRCTGCNACRIACQTQWGLAPTLKFNSLIEQETGKYPKVQRLITPVQCQHCDDAPCQKVCPTGATYKREDGIVLIDAQKCIGCKYCMVACPYNARVINEHGVPEKCRFCAEYVVNGETPACVSTCMNDVRVFGDLDDPGSPLHELLKNQDLIQLRADLQTKPRIYYAKSKRI; encoded by the coding sequence ATGGCTGACTATGTAATGTTCATTGACCCCAACCGCTGCACAGGCTGCAATGCCTGCCGAATCGCCTGCCAGACCCAGTGGGGGTTAGCGCCAACTCTGAAGTTTAACAGCCTCATCGAACAGGAGACAGGGAAATATCCCAAGGTGCAGCGGCTGATTACCCCCGTTCAATGTCAGCATTGTGACGACGCTCCTTGTCAAAAGGTTTGCCCAACGGGGGCGACTTACAAGCGGGAAGATGGAATTGTTTTAATTGACGCCCAGAAGTGCATTGGTTGTAAATATTGTATGGTAGCCTGCCCCTATAATGCCCGGGTCATCAATGAGCACGGAGTGCCGGAGAAATGCCGCTTCTGTGCCGAGTATGTGGTCAATGGGGAAACACCAGCCTGCGTATCCACTTGTATGAACGATGTGCGCGTTTTTGGCGACCTGGACGACCCCGGCAGCCCTCTTCATGAACTGCTCAAGAACCAAGACCTTATCCAACTCCGGGCTGATCTCCAGACCAAGCCGAGAATCTACTATGCCAAGAGTAAACGTATTTAA
- the nrfD gene encoding NrfD/PsrC family molybdoenzyme membrane anchor subunit: protein MEKRKYRRSIWTYVSLLLLAFAVAGAINKYLISGEHAFGVSPDVPWGALISGYVFFAVAATGTGLVGSLGHVFRIRKFEVLSKRALLASILLLLAAFIVLAVELSNPFKMVYLLLSPNLSSPILWMGVFYGFYLVLLFGEFFFTMKNNHKAATGIAYVSLIVKLSAIINLGRVFGFTTTRSFWDGYYYPAYMVVSAVVSGAAVLTMIHYLSGKESPGSFSQNPQGKDLARTLSQILAGGLLVFALFQAIKVGTSLGSGNQAVAQAAQALISGPMAVPFWLMEVLVGIVAPLLILYRSKFSSPGLSFWAGILTMLGLLFSRLDFVYAGQVVPLQLTDAAAKAVHVFNAYAPTWSEWSLIIGAVGLIILVFDYAESKLSLDSHH, encoded by the coding sequence ATGGAAAAAAGAAAGTATCGGCGAAGTATTTGGACCTATGTGTCTCTTCTTTTGTTGGCCTTTGCCGTGGCGGGAGCCATCAATAAGTACCTGATCAGCGGGGAACATGCCTTTGGCGTCAGCCCGGACGTTCCCTGGGGAGCCTTGATTTCCGGCTATGTCTTCTTTGCCGTGGCCGCTACCGGGACAGGGCTGGTGGGTTCCTTAGGCCATGTCTTCCGCATCAGGAAATTCGAAGTTCTCTCCAAGCGCGCTCTGCTGGCCTCCATACTCCTGCTGCTTGCCGCTTTCATCGTGCTGGCCGTGGAGCTGTCCAATCCCTTTAAGATGGTATACCTCCTGCTTTCGCCTAATTTGTCCAGCCCAATCCTTTGGATGGGAGTCTTTTATGGGTTCTATCTGGTGCTGCTGTTCGGTGAGTTCTTTTTCACCATGAAAAACAATCACAAAGCCGCTACCGGAATTGCTTATGTGTCCTTGATCGTTAAATTATCCGCCATCATCAATTTAGGCAGAGTGTTTGGTTTCACTACCACCCGCAGCTTTTGGGACGGGTATTATTATCCGGCGTATATGGTGGTTTCGGCAGTGGTTTCCGGTGCTGCGGTGCTGACCATGATTCATTATCTATCCGGAAAAGAATCCCCGGGGTCCTTCTCACAAAACCCTCAGGGCAAAGACCTTGCCCGCACACTCAGTCAGATCTTAGCCGGTGGGTTGCTTGTCTTTGCGCTCTTCCAGGCCATCAAGGTAGGCACATCCCTGGGCAGCGGCAATCAGGCAGTGGCTCAGGCCGCTCAAGCCTTGATATCCGGTCCGATGGCAGTACCTTTCTGGCTGATGGAAGTCTTGGTAGGAATTGTGGCTCCCTTGCTGATTCTCTATCGATCTAAATTCTCATCACCGGGGCTATCCTTCTGGGCCGGAATCCTGACCATGCTTGGCCTGCTCTTTTCCAGACTGGACTTTGTCTACGCCGGCCAAGTGGTGCCCTTGCAATTGACCGACGCGGCGGCCAAGGCTGTGCATGTGTTCAATGCTTATGCACCGACCTGGAGTGAATGGTCTCTGATTATAGGGGCTGTAGGCTTGATTATCCTGGTGTTCGATTATGCCGAAAGCAAACTTTCTCTGGATTCTCATCATTAA
- a CDS encoding TorD/DmsD family molecular chaperone: MNNTCASRQALQNLLQLLAEFFTFPDEEFCAAVRKGLVDLQVKELSQGAGLPRESEFKQDALTYEEWVTAYNHCFLGVQKPFAPPIESIYKPWTGDESFQVSFKAQKGYLMGDSAHHVQHILKSFGLEIPPEYTMMPDHLIILLELLAFLVGGGFEKEAKQFCRDHFDWLPDLQKAIEALPVNGRLFMAALAELEGLLQAFLNQDQKHGPLQEMIEPARFLN; this comes from the coding sequence ATGAATAACACCTGTGCCTCCCGGCAGGCCTTACAGAATTTGCTGCAGCTTTTGGCAGAGTTTTTCACTTTCCCTGATGAGGAGTTCTGTGCAGCGGTCCGCAAGGGGCTTGTCGATCTGCAGGTAAAAGAACTAAGTCAAGGAGCAGGGCTGCCCAGAGAAAGCGAATTTAAGCAGGATGCCCTGACCTATGAGGAGTGGGTGACTGCCTATAATCACTGCTTCTTAGGAGTCCAGAAGCCCTTTGCCCCGCCCATTGAATCGATCTACAAGCCCTGGACCGGGGATGAAAGCTTTCAAGTGTCCTTTAAAGCTCAAAAAGGGTACCTGATGGGGGATTCCGCACACCATGTTCAGCATATTCTTAAATCCTTTGGCCTGGAAATCCCGCCTGAATACACGATGATGCCGGACCACCTGATCATTCTTTTGGAATTGCTGGCCTTTTTGGTGGGGGGCGGTTTTGAAAAAGAGGCTAAGCAGTTTTGCCGGGACCATTTCGACTGGCTGCCGGATCTGCAAAAGGCTATTGAAGCTCTTCCCGTCAATGGACGCCTTTTCATGGCGGCTCTTGCTGAATTAGAAGGCCTTCTCCAAGCTTTCCTGAATCAGGATCAGAAGCATGGACCTTTGCAGGAAATGATTGAACCGGCCAGGTTTCTGAATTAA
- a CDS encoding rhodanese-like domain-containing protein encodes MLKHLKQSKALTLVISLLLVLSLVTGCGSAPASTTPAQPPASQEPAKPETPAQPEQPAATAPTVESNTLGWDDWSAKMKGTINKDYYIVDLRTPDEIKLEKALEGSINIDANATLGTGNTDVIDEKLQGVAKDAVVLVHCKSGGRAKKNLQAFLDKGYVNAFALDGWTAFDAKGYFGATKITASSEQLKPDAWVAKMQGTIGKEYYVLDARDKSEYDAGHIEGALNFGVRDQFTVDHAATIAKVKEAIPNKDALVLVHCAVGARAKVAQAHLKAEGYTNVITLDNKITIDASGNYKFE; translated from the coding sequence ATGTTAAAACATCTAAAACAATCAAAAGCCTTAACACTGGTCATCTCTCTGCTGCTTGTTCTCAGTCTCGTTACCGGCTGCGGCTCTGCACCCGCATCCACCACGCCTGCCCAACCGCCGGCAAGTCAGGAACCTGCTAAACCGGAAACCCCGGCGCAGCCTGAACAACCGGCGGCAACTGCTCCTACCGTAGAGTCCAACACCTTAGGCTGGGATGATTGGTCAGCCAAAATGAAAGGGACCATTAACAAGGATTACTACATCGTCGACTTAAGAACTCCTGATGAAATCAAGCTGGAAAAAGCCCTGGAAGGCTCCATCAACATCGATGCCAATGCCACCCTTGGCACCGGCAATACCGATGTTATCGACGAAAAACTGCAAGGTGTAGCTAAAGACGCCGTCGTCCTCGTTCATTGCAAATCCGGGGGCAGAGCGAAAAAGAATCTTCAAGCTTTCTTAGACAAAGGCTATGTCAATGCTTTTGCCCTTGACGGCTGGACTGCTTTTGATGCCAAAGGCTATTTTGGCGCCACGAAAATTACTGCCAGCTCCGAGCAGCTTAAGCCGGATGCCTGGGTAGCAAAAATGCAAGGAACGATTGGTAAAGAATATTATGTCCTCGATGCCCGTGACAAGAGTGAATATGATGCCGGACATATTGAAGGCGCTTTGAATTTCGGTGTCAGAGATCAATTCACTGTGGATCATGCCGCCACCATCGCCAAAGTGAAGGAAGCCATTCCCAACAAAGATGCTTTAGTCCTGGTTCATTGCGCGGTAGGCGCCCGTGCGAAAGTAGCTCAGGCTCATCTGAAGGCTGAAGGCTATACTAATGTAATAACCCTGGACAATAAGATTACCATTGATGCCAGCGGCAACTATAAGTTTGAATAA
- the pcrA gene encoding DNA helicase PcrA codes for MYRLEDLNPVQRQAVEHREGPLLILAGAGSGKTRVLTYRIAHLIAQGVEPWHILAITFTNKAAQEMRDRVYSLVGSEGRGLWVATFHSACVRILRSEIGYLPGYSRSFVIYDSGDQLALIKSCMKELNLDEKKFAPRAIEAVISDAKNKLLTPEDFSRRAKDYFEQKAERVYELYLKKLLANNALDFDDIIMLTVRLFRENPEVLSQYQDKFRYILVDEYQDTNHAQYALVNLLAKKYRNLCVVGDDDQSIYMFRGADVQNILDFERDYPEAKTLKLEQNYRSTKSILQAANSVVQNNTERKEKSLWTENEDGQPIVYYVADNEHDEARYMGERIQRLLNVEGRKFNEFAVLYRTNAQSRVIEERFMKEGIPYRIFSGLKFYERMEIKDILAYLRILHNPADQVSFSRVLNVPKRGLGESTLEKILDYANEQEMPVLDAIMEADYIPELQSRAKKPLLAFAHLMQELRALAAAESSVTKLVEEVLKRTGYWDNLVSDKSPEAEARLENLREFLSVTAEYDEKADNYETAVVQEGIEDALVPGLTGFLEQVSLVAQIDSLDQADDAVVMMTIHSAKGLEFPVVFLGGMEEGIFPSSRSMLDPVLLAEERRLCYVAITRARERLYLAYAQQRMLYGRTQYNRPSEFFQEIPTHVLVDRDPIDPPPTRAQKAHSAAARPAATPSGGPSPWRTGERTIGNPVQDAPGVDYKVGEKVEHAKFGKGVIVAIKGEGSSAELSVVFGGEIKKLMAEYARLVKL; via the coding sequence ATGTATCGTTTAGAGGATTTGAACCCGGTTCAGCGCCAAGCGGTAGAGCATCGGGAAGGTCCCCTATTAATATTAGCAGGGGCAGGCTCCGGGAAAACACGGGTTTTAACTTACCGTATCGCCCATTTAATCGCCCAAGGCGTTGAGCCCTGGCACATTCTGGCCATTACCTTTACCAATAAAGCAGCCCAGGAAATGCGTGACCGGGTCTACAGCCTGGTAGGCAGTGAAGGGAGAGGGCTTTGGGTAGCAACCTTTCACTCTGCTTGTGTGCGGATTTTAAGAAGCGAGATCGGCTATTTGCCCGGATATTCGCGGAGTTTTGTCATTTATGACAGTGGGGATCAGCTGGCATTGATCAAATCCTGCATGAAAGAACTGAACCTGGATGAGAAGAAATTTGCACCCCGGGCTATCGAAGCGGTGATCAGTGATGCCAAGAATAAGCTGCTGACACCGGAGGATTTTTCCCGCCGGGCCAAGGATTATTTTGAGCAAAAGGCAGAACGGGTCTACGAACTGTATCTAAAGAAGCTCCTGGCCAATAATGCTCTGGATTTCGATGACATCATCATGCTGACGGTCCGGCTGTTCCGGGAGAACCCTGAAGTATTGTCCCAGTATCAGGATAAATTCCGCTACATTCTTGTGGATGAGTATCAGGATACCAACCATGCCCAATACGCTTTGGTCAATCTTCTGGCTAAGAAATACCGCAACCTCTGTGTGGTGGGGGATGACGACCAATCCATCTATATGTTTCGCGGGGCCGATGTGCAGAATATCCTGGATTTTGAACGGGATTATCCCGAAGCCAAAACCTTGAAGCTGGAGCAGAATTACCGTTCAACCAAATCTATTCTCCAGGCCGCCAATTCAGTGGTTCAGAACAATACGGAGAGAAAAGAAAAATCCCTATGGACGGAAAATGAGGACGGGCAGCCTATTGTCTATTACGTGGCAGACAATGAGCATGATGAAGCCCGTTATATGGGTGAGCGCATTCAACGCCTGCTCAATGTGGAAGGTCGCAAATTTAATGAGTTTGCCGTACTTTACCGCACCAATGCTCAATCCCGGGTTATTGAAGAACGCTTTATGAAGGAAGGAATCCCATATCGGATTTTTTCGGGACTTAAGTTCTACGAACGGATGGAAATCAAGGATATCCTGGCTTATCTGCGCATTCTTCATAACCCGGCGGATCAAGTGAGCTTTTCCCGGGTTTTGAATGTTCCCAAGCGGGGCTTGGGAGAGAGCACTTTAGAAAAGATTCTCGATTATGCCAATGAACAGGAGATGCCTGTTCTGGATGCGATCATGGAGGCCGACTATATACCTGAGCTGCAGTCACGGGCCAAGAAACCTTTGCTGGCTTTTGCCCACCTGATGCAAGAGCTCAGGGCCTTAGCCGCCGCGGAGAGCTCAGTAACCAAATTGGTTGAAGAAGTATTAAAACGGACCGGATATTGGGATAATCTGGTTAGTGATAAATCGCCGGAAGCGGAAGCCCGGCTGGAAAACCTGCGGGAGTTTTTATCCGTGACCGCTGAATATGACGAGAAAGCGGATAACTACGAAACCGCGGTGGTCCAGGAGGGGATTGAGGATGCCCTGGTTCCCGGACTGACAGGGTTTTTGGAGCAAGTGTCCTTAGTAGCTCAGATCGACTCTTTGGATCAGGCAGATGATGCTGTGGTGATGATGACCATCCACAGTGCCAAAGGGCTGGAATTCCCGGTGGTTTTCCTGGGCGGGATGGAGGAAGGAATCTTCCCCAGCAGCCGCTCCATGCTTGATCCGGTGCTTTTGGCGGAAGAGCGGAGACTTTGCTACGTGGCCATAACCCGTGCCCGGGAGCGTCTCTATCTGGCCTATGCCCAGCAGCGGATGCTTTACGGAAGAACTCAATACAACCGCCCTTCCGAGTTCTTTCAGGAAATTCCCACCCATGTCCTGGTGGACCGGGATCCTATTGATCCCCCGCCCACCCGGGCCCAGAAGGCCCATTCAGCTGCGGCAAGGCCGGCAGCGACGCCCTCGGGAGGCCCATCACCCTGGAGAACCGGGGAGAGAACTATTGGCAATCCCGTCCAGGATGCCCCCGGGGTGGACTATAAAGTGGGAGAAAAAGTGGAACATGCCAAATTTGGCAAAGGTGTGATTGTAGCTATCAAAGGCGAGGGGAGTTCGGCTGAACTTTCCGTGGTCTTTGGGGGCGAGATCAAGAAGCTTATGGCGGAATATGCCAGGCTTGTTAAGCTTTGA
- a CDS encoding putative manganese-dependent inorganic diphosphatase, protein MSKKIHVVGHRNPDTDSICAAIAYARLKQRLGMDHVIPYRAGKINRETEFVLNAFGVEAPELLKDLHLRVKDMLNGPIPAVKPRTSLLEAWKIMKESNQKTLPVVDHTEQMIGMITVGDLSGSYIESMADHELESLHIPVENVIRTLNGRLLVGSAEQDLKGNVYVGAMRHETLEAYVGNGNIVLMGDRQTAQESVLRQGVSALILTGGATLAPELEDLARQQNCVVISVPYDTFTAARLLPMTAPVQNAMKTEGIVAFNEDDLISEVKEKMLETRFRNYPVLDEQGKVVGLISRYHLLSLSRKQVILVDHNEFGQAVVGTDQAQILEVVDHHRVGGIQTGEPILFRNEPVGSTCTIVAKCYRDWDVVPEKAIAGIMLGAILSDTVIFKSPTCTEIDRENATYLASIAGVDPKEFGVQMFKAASNLGERQVDELIEEDLKEFTMGELRVGIGQFSVMGLEGLDQLRAELSQRLEEIRGQRAMNYLMLMVTDLLEENTELFISGAKPEEIAKAFDKPLDKESIFLPGVLSRKKQVVPPLSKYFLQ, encoded by the coding sequence GTGTCAAAAAAAATCCATGTCGTAGGTCATAGAAACCCGGATACCGATTCTATTTGCGCAGCCATTGCCTATGCCCGCTTAAAACAGCGCCTGGGCATGGACCATGTTATCCCTTACCGGGCCGGAAAAATCAACCGTGAGACGGAATTCGTCTTAAATGCTTTCGGAGTGGAAGCTCCGGAGCTCTTAAAGGATCTTCATCTTCGCGTCAAGGATATGCTCAATGGTCCTATTCCTGCGGTTAAACCAAGAACCTCTCTTCTGGAAGCCTGGAAGATTATGAAAGAGAGTAACCAAAAGACCCTGCCTGTGGTGGATCATACCGAGCAAATGATCGGGATGATCACGGTAGGTGATTTATCCGGTTCTTACATTGAGAGCATGGCGGATCATGAGTTGGAATCCCTGCATATTCCGGTGGAAAACGTGATCAGAACACTGAACGGACGCTTATTGGTAGGCAGTGCAGAGCAGGATCTTAAAGGGAATGTCTATGTGGGGGCCATGCGCCATGAGACTCTGGAAGCTTATGTAGGCAATGGCAATATTGTCCTGATGGGAGATCGGCAGACCGCCCAGGAAAGCGTTCTCCGCCAAGGGGTATCGGCCCTGATTCTTACGGGGGGTGCGACCTTAGCGCCGGAGCTGGAAGACTTAGCCCGTCAGCAGAATTGCGTGGTCATCTCTGTGCCCTATGATACTTTTACGGCGGCCCGGCTCCTGCCCATGACTGCCCCGGTGCAAAATGCCATGAAAACAGAGGGTATCGTCGCTTTTAATGAAGATGATCTGATCTCTGAAGTCAAAGAGAAGATGTTGGAAACCCGTTTCCGCAATTATCCTGTCCTGGATGAACAGGGCAAGGTCGTCGGCTTGATCAGCCGCTATCACCTTCTGAGCCTGAGCCGGAAACAAGTGATCCTCGTGGATCACAATGAATTTGGCCAAGCCGTCGTGGGCACGGATCAAGCCCAGATTCTTGAGGTGGTCGATCACCATCGGGTAGGCGGGATCCAAACCGGAGAGCCAATCCTCTTCCGCAATGAGCCTGTGGGCTCCACCTGCACCATCGTGGCCAAATGCTATCGGGATTGGGATGTTGTTCCGGAAAAAGCTATCGCAGGAATCATGCTGGGAGCTATTTTATCCGATACGGTTATTTTTAAATCTCCCACCTGCACCGAGATCGATAGAGAGAATGCCACTTACCTGGCCAGCATCGCCGGAGTAGATCCCAAGGAATTTGGGGTGCAAATGTTCAAGGCAGCTTCCAATCTTGGGGAGCGGCAAGTGGATGAGCTGATCGAAGAAGATCTCAAAGAATTTACTATGGGAGAGCTCCGGGTTGGCATCGGTCAATTCAGTGTCATGGGGCTGGAAGGTCTGGATCAATTGCGGGCCGAATTATCCCAAAGGCTGGAAGAGATTCGCGGCCAGCGGGCTATGAATTACCTGATGCTGATGGTGACCGACCTCTTGGAGGAAAACACGGAATTGTTCATCAGCGGCGCCAAGCCTGAGGAGATAGCCAAGGCTTTTGATAAACCCCTGGACAAGGAGAGCATTTTCCTTCCTGGGGTGCTGTCCCGGAAGAAGCAGGTGGTTCCCCCCTTGTCGAAATATTTCCTTCAATAA